One region of Macadamia integrifolia cultivar HAES 741 chromosome 11, SCU_Mint_v3, whole genome shotgun sequence genomic DNA includes:
- the LOC122093389 gene encoding uncharacterized protein LOC122093389, translating into MDPLIRILRLVDSDGSTACYLYEATVREKKLRKLKESDGVKYFTILDLFDTRVEKNIIHPVHVLAAALNPNNLFDGGLFIETNTVVKAQECIVATMVPQEDYEQFTAEMVEYRMRNPNLFNITGKSLMKTNHPRIWWEYMGGCLPVVQKVACRILSQPCSSSPCERNWSAWDAAQTKKRNRLTPEMLEDLVYIRMNSLMKENYESRAIQDTKPIDLEKLGDLPDVNIELETERLEETYVEPIHDQPNSIL; encoded by the exons ATGGATCCTCTCATTAGGATTCTTCGCCTTGTTGATTCAGATGGTTCCACTGCATGTTACTTGTATGAAGCAACtgttagggaaaaaaaattgaggaagTTAAAGGAGAGTGATGGAGTAAAGTACTTTACCATATTGGATTTGTTTGATACAAGGGTGGAAAAGAATATAATTCATCCTGTTCATGTGCTTGCTGCAGCTTTAAATCCTAATAATTTGTTTGATGGTGGACTTTTTATTGAGACAAATACAGTTGTGAAAGCTCAAGAATGTATTGTGGCAACCATGGTTCCTCAAGAAGATTATGAGCAATTCACTGCAGAAATGGTTGAATATCGAATGAGGAACCCAAATTTGTTCAATATCACAGGAAAGTCTTTAATGAAAACTAACCATCCAA ggatttggtggGAATATATGGGTGGTTGTCTTCCTGTGGTTCAGAAGGTTGCTTGCAGAATCTTAAGCCAACCTTGTAGTTCCTCTCCTTGCGAGAGGAATTGGAGTGCTTGGGACGCTGcacaaacaaagaagaggaacAGGTTAACTCCAGAAATGTTAGAAGATTTGGTATACATTAGAATGAATTCTTTGATGAAGGAGAACTATGAAAGCCGAGCAATTCAGGATACAAAACCTATTGACCTAGAGAAACTTGGTGATTTGCCTGATGTAAACATTGAGTTGGAGACAGAGAGACTTGAAGAGACATATGTTGAACCTATTCATGATCAACCTAATTCTATATTATGA
- the LOC122093788 gene encoding KH domain-containing protein At5g56140-like, producing MSSGGRYMAYSPSPSTAPHSPHISGIRSATNALVEQQEKYLSELLAERHKIGPFMPVLPYSYRLLNQEILRVTTLLGNASLLDQNGLEHASPLTSGGIFSNGGGADMNGWASAIKSERLGFLQSSSAQSWLGSQGSSSGLIVKKTIRVDIPVDKYPTYNFVGRLLGPRGNSLKRVEASTDCRVLIRGCGSIKDPTREEMMRGKPGYEHLCEPLHILVEAELPVEIVDARLMQACEILEDLLKPVDESQDFFKKQQLRELAILNGTLREEGSHLSGSVSPFHNSLGMKRAKTRG from the exons ATGTCATCCGGTGGAAGGTATATGGCTTACTCACCTTCACCTTCAACGGCCCCTCACTCTCCTCACATCTCTGGCATTCGCTCGGCTACCAACGCTCTCGTTGAGCAACAAGAGAA GTATCTCTCCGAGTTACTGGCAGAGCGTCACAAGATCGGTCCCTTTATGCCAGTGCTCCCTTACAGCTACCGGTTGTTGAATCAGG AAATATTGCGTGTAACCACTCTGTTGGGGAATGCATCACTTTTAGATCAAAATGGGCTTGAACATGCTAGCCCTCTGACATCTGGAGGAATATTTTCAAATGGAGGAGGAGCTGATATGAATGGATGGGCCTCAGCAATCAAATCAGAA AGGTTAGGCTTCTTACAATCCTCATCAGCACAGAGTTGGCTTGGATCACAGGGTAGCTCTTCAGGTCTTATTGTCAAGAAAACGATCCGAGTGGACATTCCTGTAGACAAATACCCTACT TACAACTTTGTTGGCCGCCTCCTTGGTCCTCGAGGGAACTCTCTTAAACGTGTAGAGGCAAGTACTGATTGTCGTGTCCTGATCAGAGGTTGTGGTAGCATCAAGGATCCAACCCGG GAAGAAATGATGAGAGGAAAACCGGGATATGAGCATCTCTGTGAACCTCTCCATATACTTGTGGAGGCGGAGTTGCCTGTGGAAATTGTTGATGCCCGCCTAATGCAAGCTTGTGAGATCCTTGAAGATTTGCTCAAGCCTGTG GATGAATCTCAGGATTTCTTTAAAAAGCAGCAGCTCCGAGAGCTAGCTATTCTTAATGGTACACTCCGTGAAGAAGGATCACATTTGTCTGGTTCAGTTTCCCCCTTTCACAACAGCCTTGGAATGAAGAGGGCCAAGACAAGGGGATAA